From Theileria annulata chromosome 1, complete sequence, *** SEQUENCING IN PROGRESS ***, one genomic window encodes:
- a CDS encoding small GTP-binding protein (RAN subfamily), putative (Tap349e08.q2ks7.C.cand.90 - score = 20.89) yields the protein MAEEVPQFKLLLVGDGGVGKTTLVKRHLTGEFEKKYIPTLGVEVHPLKFRTNCGTVQFNAWDTAGQEKYGGLRDGYYIKGECAIIMFDVTSRITYRNVPNWHRDIVRVCENIPMVLVGNKADVKERQVKAAHIQFHRKRNLQYYDLSARSNYNFERPFLWLARRLLNKPQLVFVGECAKAPEIAIDPLLVQQSERELEAAANVAIDDDGDM from the exons ATGGCTGAGGAGGTTCCCCAGTTCAAGCTTTTGTTAGTTGGAGATGGAGGCGTAGGCAAAACTACTCTGGTCAAAAGGCACCTGACTGGAGAGTTTGAGAAGAAATATATCC CAACACTCGGTGTTGAGGTACATCCTCTGAAGTTCAGAACTAACTGCGGCACAGTCCAGTTCAACGCATGGGATACAGCAGGACAAGAGAAGTACGGAGGACTCAGAGACGGATATTACATTAAGGGGGAGTGCGCTATAATAATGTTCGACGTCACAAGCAGGATCACGTACAGAAACGTCCCGAACTGGCATAGGGATATCGTCAGGGTGTGCGAAAACATACCCATGGTCCTGGTCGGAAACAAAGCCGACGTGAAGGAGAGGCAGGTCAAGGCCGCACACATCCAGTTCCACAGGAAGAGGAACCTCCAGTACTACGACCTGAGTGCCAGGAGCAACTACAACTTCGAGCGCCCATTCTTGTGGCTGGCCCGCAGACTCCTGAACAAACCTCAGCTCGTGTTTGTAGGAGAATGTGCCAAGGCACCTGAAATTGCAATTGACCCACTCTTGGTTCAACAATCGGAGCGTGAGCTTGAAGCCGCTGCAAACGTCGCAATAGATGATGACGGAGACATGTAA
- a CDS encoding uncharacterized protein (Tap349e08.q2ks7.C.cand.91 - score = 56.48), producing the protein MTDSTLSVEKSRNKFYETKNRVNSKLGEHLNRSRSLLSDVRNSLLRSSNSNSRNSQSYHVESFAPFKEHDYKQNFNCGSEEYKGHLRCDNIDSFRCSTRFSSPCYTTKGGALGPSETPKHMTQAMWLLNTSNITCNLSDEMVEDTQEKIPEILLKDPADLLRGEGQVTELKNQDKLTEILNDKTEDNVESSTVKKQFDSSISYDILSTLDFHKKTVDNKPFYGSDELINKLLNESNNSLDKISNSLNLLNSNNILNPKDNGPVGLTGPASLGGLCNIGGFENLDVIAQEFVRNSGIDFRKQSEALTETLLKLNEKGLYIVLNNCLDKLKETELAPKILVEETKEKKGAEPEKVDNKFPTKTNNDLVTGLETDLLSNFSIIKDTKVGRKMYRLSDFDKKFKTSSKCNNSVQVQTDIPEPEEVITPKKIKTNVKVVYHSGSEGRLRPLNGMEGQKKQDLYAQKIVSNLKPRLEMRFQSQNENKYMYEEPSDVEAENDVIKEMKEYNRRLEEKEKEKMRKWRSQRAPIYDKMMSNLRSGVGHSIMCRGGKRNSRILHNYKAQISNSSPDKSELYYISPTNRKSIEAENLYGYDFDHVDSTQENRKLSESTYNDKYHDHKNPQTRLKPKPDLKSLNPIDHFEQWWKFNTKELNVLREQLSI; encoded by the exons ATGACGGATTCCACACTTTCAGTGGAAAAGTCAAGGAACAAATTCTAT GAAACTAAGAACAGAGTTAATAGTAAGCTTGGTGAACATCTGAATAGATCTCGCAGTCTCCTCTCTGATGTTAGAAACAGCCTTTTAAGAAGTTCAAACAGCAATTCAAGGAATTCTCAGAGTTATCATGTTGAATCTTTCGCTCCCTTCAAGGAACATGATTATAAACAGAATTTTAATTGTGGTAGTGAGGAATATAAGGGTCACCTGAGATGTGATAATATAGATTCTTTCAGATGTAGCACTAGGTTTTCATCCCCCTGTTACACCACCAAAGGAGGAGCTCTAGGCCCGAGTGAGACTCCTAAACACATGACTCAGGCAATGTGGCTTTTGAACACCTCTAACATAACCTGTAATCTTTCAGACGAAATGGTTGAGGACACCCAGGAAAAGATTCCTGAAATACTACTAAAGGATCCCGCAGACCTACTCAGAGGAGAGGGTCAAGTAACTGAACTTAAGAATCAGGATAAACTGACTGAGATTTTGAATGATAAAACAGAAGATAATGTGGAATCTTCCACAGTTAAAAAACAGTTTGATAGCTCCATTTCATACGATATTCTTTCAACCCTTGATTTTCATAAGAAAACTGTCGATAACAAGCCTTTTTACGGGTCCGACGAACTAATAAACAAACTATTGAATGAATCAAATAATAGTTTGGACAAGATTTCAAACTCTCTAAACCTTCTTAAcagtaataatattctgAATCCTAAAGATAATGGCCCAGTGGGTCTAACAGGTCCAGCTAGTTTGGGGGGACTGTGCAACATTGGTGGATTTGAGAATTTGGATGTGATAGCTCAGGAATTTGTTAGAAATTCTGGAATTGACTTCAGAAAGCAATCTGAGGCTTTAACAGAAACACTATTAAAGCTGAATGAGAAAGGTTTGTATATAGTGCTCAATAATTGTTTAGACAAACTGAAGGAGACTGAGCTTGCTCCTAAAATACTGGTGGAAGAAACCAAAGAAAAAAAGGGTGCTGAACCTGAAAAggttgataataaatttccaACCAAAACCAACAACGATTTAGTTACAG GCCTTGAGACTGACTTGCTGAGTAACTTTTCCATAATTAAAGACACTAAAGTTGGCAGGAAGATGTACAGATTGTCTGATTTTGACAAGAAATTCAAGACTTCTTCCAAATGCAACAACTCTGTCCAGGTTCAAACTGACATTCCTGAGCCTGAGGAGGTGATAACACCAAAGAAAATTAAGACCAATGTTAAGGTTGTTTATCACAGTGGTTCGGAGGGCAGACTTAGGCCTTTGAATGGGATGGAAGGTCAGAAGAAACAGGATTTATATGCTCAAAAGATAGTGAGTAACCTTAAACCAAGGTTAGAGATGAGGTTTCAATCTCAAAATGAAAACAAGTACATGTACGAGGAGCCTAGTGATGTTGAGGCTGAAAATGACGTTATCAAAGAAATGAAAGAGTACAATAGAAGATTAGAGGAAAAAGAAAAGGAAAAGATGAGGAAGTGGAGATCACAGAGAGCTCCTATATATGACAAAATGATGTCTAATTTAAGGTCCGGAGTTGGTCATTCTATAATGTGCAGAGGAGGGAAAAGAAATTCTAGGATACTCCACAATTATAAAGCTCAAATCAGTAATTCCAGCCCTGATAAAAGTGAATTGTACTATATTTCACCTACAAATCGCAAATCCATTGAAGCTGAGAATTTGTATGGTTATGACTTCGATCATGTTGATTCCACTCAAGAAAACAGAAAACTAAGTGAATCAACCtataatgataaatacCATGATCACAAAAATCCTCAAACTCGATTAAAACCCAAACCTGATCTAAAATCCTTGAATCCTATCGATCACTTTGAGCAGTGGTGGAAATTCAACACTAAAGAATTAAACGTCCTTAGGGAACAACTTTCaatataa
- a CDS encoding heat-shock protein, putative (Tap349e08.q2ks7.cand.29 - score = 75.16), with protein MDKGKILTSFSKIQLKSNRIPLKLSKSTPISNFSKNNFPNTAFYSNFIKSSSGLLKKETYVLNQNLTIYNHVYQFKAETQKLLQIVAHSLYTDKEVFVRELISNASDSLEKLRFLESTREGLSASKVDPDVGYKIRISVDPKTKTFTIEVFGFIQHFYQDTGVGMTKEEIVNNLGTIAKSGSLEFLEDPTINAKDKANAIIGQFGVGFYSSFVVSDRVEVFTRSFDSEKDPKGYHWSSDGTGSFTLKEVDNLPRGTKIICYLKDDSLLFCNSNNVKKVAEKFSSFINFPLFLQEKDKDVEITTQKPLWVEKKSSPEEHTKFYRFLCNTSWGEPMYTLNFHSDSPLSIKSLFYIPEDAPNRMFQASNELGVSLYSRKVLIKKSAENIIPKWLFFVKGVIDCEDMPLNVSRENMQDNQLIAKLSNTIVTKLLKFLQQQSKSDFDKYLKFYNKYSYYLKEGAMDEYYKNGKHKDLLLSLLRYESTMNEGLTSLDEYVSNMSPDQKNIYYFCTTSRQMALNSPYMETFKSKNVNVLLMYDEIDQFLSMNIQEYKDKKFVSIDSPEEDFEMENKTESSDTEKAAESQESQHKLEENDKETLINFFKDNLGNKVNSVKFSDRLVDSPAMITGFLSPALRKVMKATMKGSGEDPLANLPCTLELNPNHKTNLKILQLVTKNPEVAKVLVNQLYDNASIAAGVVDDPRVMLSRLNQLLELTADFACNQNNNQTN; from the exons AAGGAGACGTACGTTTTAAACCAGAATCTTACAATATATAACCAt gtatatCAGTTCAAGGCTGAGACCCAAAAGTTGTTGCAAATTGTGGCACACTCACTTTATACTGATAAGGAAGTGTTTGTGCGTGAATTGATTAGCAATGCCAGCGACTCATTGGAAAAGCTAAGATTCCTTGAATCAACAAGGGAAGGATTATCAGCGAGTAAAGTGGATCCTGATGTCGGCTACAAGATTAGGATTTCAGTTGACCCGAAGACGAAAACATTTACAATAGAGGTATTTGGCTTTATTCAACATTTTTATCAGGACACTGGAGTTGGAATGACTAAAGAAGAGATTGTAAATAATCTCGGAACTATTGCCAAATCAGGCTCTCTAGAATTCTTGGAGGATCCAACCATCAACGCTAAAGACAAAGCTAACGCAATAATCGGCCAATTTGGTGTTGGATTCTACAGTTCCTTTGTGGTTTCAGACCGAGTGGAGGTGTTTACTAGAAGTTTCGACTCTGAAAAGGATCCAAAAGGCTATCACTGGTCGTCAGATGGCACTGGATCCTTTACATTAAA GGAAGTAGATAATTTGCCAAGGGGAACTAAGATTATCTGTTACCTCAAAGATGATTCTCTGCTCTTTTGTAACTCAAACAATGTTAAGAAGGTGGCCGAGAAGTTCTCCTCGTTCATAAATTTCCCACTTTTCCTACAAGAAAAGGATAAAGATGTCGAAATAACAACACAGAAACCACTATGGGTTGAAAAGAAGTCATCGCCAGAGGAACACACGAAGTTTTACAGGTTCCTTTGTAACACTTCCTGGGGTGAACCAATGTACACATTAAACTTCCATTCCGACTCACCCTTGTCAATTAAATCGCTCTTTTACATCCCCGAAGATGCACCAAATAGAATGTTCCAGGCTTCAAATGAGCTTGGAGTGTCACTATATTCCAG GAAAGTTCTGATTAAGAAGAGCGctgaaaatataattccAAAGTGGCTGTTCTTTGTGAAGGGAGTGATTGACTGTGAAGATATGCCTTTGAATGTGAGTAGGGAAAATATGCAGGACAATCAACTGATAGCGAAGCTATCAAATACTATAGTAACAAAGTTGTTAAAGTTTTTACAACAACAG AGCAAGAGTGACTTTGACAAATACTTGAAGTTTTATAACAAGTATAGCTATTACTTAAAGGAAGGAGCAATGGATGAGTATTACAAAAACGGAAAACACAAAGATTTGTTACTTTCATTGTTAAG aTATGAAAGTACTATGAATGAAGGTTTGACATCCTTGGACGAGTATGTATCTAACATGAGTCCTGACCAGAAAAACATTTATTACTTTTGCACAACAAGCCGACAG atgGCTTTAAATAGCCCATACATGGAAACCTTTAAGAGCAAAAACGTTAATGTTCTTCTAATGTATGATGAAATAGACCAGTTTCTGTCAATGAACATTCAG gaatataaagataaaaaattcGTATCAATAGATTCACCGGAGGAAGACTTTGAGATGGAGAACAAGACTGAGTCATCAGATACTGAAAAAGCAGCTGAATCACAAGAATCCCAACATAAATTAGAAGAAAACGACAAGGAAACATTGATAAACTTCTTTAAGGATAATCTGGGAAACAAAGTTAACAGCGTCAAGTTTTCTGATCGTTTAGTCGACTCTCCAGCCATGATAACAGGGTTCCTATCACCCGCTTTAAG GAAGGTTATGAAGGCCACTATGAAGGGAAGTGGAGAGGATCCCTTGGCAAACTTGCCCTGCACACTGGAGCTTAACCCCAATCACAAAACGAACCTAAAGATACTCCAATTAGTCACGAAGAACCCTGAAGTTGCAAAGGTTCTTGTAAACCAGCTTTACGACAACGCCTCAATAGCTGCTGGAGTTGTCGATGACCCTAGAGTAATGCTTTCAAGGCTTAACCAGCTGCTAGAATTAACTGCAGACTTTGCGTGTAACCAAAACAATAATCAAACgaattaa
- a CDS encoding clathrin assembly protein, putative (Tap349e08.q2ks7.C.cand.92 - score = 15.60) — translation MIKFFISLNRQSKVRLVRWFIPVTSKEKSSIIQDLSHMVVNRSLKQCNFLEWREYKVVFKRFASLYFIACVDKDANELLILEMIQRYVEILDSYFCNVCELDLVFNFTKAYHLLDEILIDGDIYDTNKKGILRNMAAQDAMSEKTKTFSSKS, via the exons atgataaaattctTCATTTCTCTTAACCGCCAGTCTAAGGTTCGCCTCGTGAGATGGTTCATTCCAGTAACTTCGAAGGAGAAGAGCTCCATAATCCAGGACCTTTCTCACATGGTAGTAAATCGCAGCCTTAAGCagtgtaattttttagaatgGCGTGAATACAAGGTTGTTTTCAAGAG GTTTGCAAGTTTATACTTCATTGCCTGCGTCGACAAGGATGCCAATGAGCTCTTGATTTTAGAGATGATTCAACGATACGTTGAGATTCTTGATTCTTACTTTTGTAACGTTTGCGAGCTGGATCTCGTTTTCAACTTCACCAAG gCATATCACCTTTTAGATGAGATTTTAATTGACGGGGATATCTACGACACTAATAAGAAGGGCATTTTGCGCAACATGGCTGCCCAGGATGCCATGAGTGAGAAGACGAAGACGTTTTCCTCCAAGTCGTGA
- a CDS encoding uncharacterized protein (Tap349e08.q2ks7.C.cand.89 - score = 58.81) produces the protein MEQTKNSSNTLVQSPLSELPFDHIIKYSYKYSEDPDFENFKESDKIQLFLKFLSQIWSYLTDSSLYNDLKPKKNHKFVPFMESDAIREQLCSNIFKFLDNYREEVSPNSKDNDSHSLLTTVAQGHLLTCFKLLSSLIMYNDGELSEFSVYPLTNLVKVFMKLVPSAVDLSTLLDFLTDLVKNLSHESCLVFGNFIVDSTEYFSKIFKELELNPTSQRLLQTCGAKLIGLVKVFESNFDQFLRDPKYSNNLFHLRFLLAICLPISHLGICNRQSVTTEPKPVNKVTQEEWNKLERTTLRSKCESISDYEIATYESLLPSSTTKVPPNQIYDIKSYLNIGEKTEKTGFRSVKMPTYEVYSNFCDLYTFLQNPEIILVKTQEYVEELQKNYTKVLSFVNTLAETSNGTVVLGPDLDFVLDEFDGGMCEFANKAMDLTFWSNFLVYSCLSFQNLKSFHKKSKESTTYQLLKDRCATVLDNIYKNVWATIFKIRNLAQTTNCLLDKEQHWINWKLNGCSDELEPVNDSKFELVRSEFSFVPDDEDLDEPETEDKSVLTTLRELEKISHKFGDKDSSIGVNYVPMISDMELNKESNYWYIQDSDHDFSKMSCDDQLLMKFNDYCKKLDMDEDPENDISENERSKNNPLFKFRFTRLFGKFHLEKFMEMSRDDLASGSVESMLKAIRETKGEAKVSPTRNQKK, from the exons ATGGAACAAACCAAAAACTCTAGTAACACTTTGGTACAATCTCCATTATCCGAACTTCCATTTGatcatataataaaatactCATATAAATATTCCGAAGACCCAGATTTCGAGAATTTCAAG gaatctgataaaatacaattatttttaaagtttttGAGTCAAATATGGTCATATTTAACTGATTCCTCGTTATACAATGACTTAAAAC CCAAGAAAAACCACAAATTTGTCCCATTTATGGAAAGTGATGCCATAAGGGAACAACTTTGCTCGAACATATTCAAGTTTCTCGATAATTACAGAGAAGAAGTATCACCTAATTCAAAGGATAATGATTCTCATTCTTTACTAACAACTGTGGCCCAAGGGCATCTGTTGACTTGTTTCAAGCTTTTGTCTTCGTTAATAATG tacAATGATGGAGAATTGAGTGAATTTTCAGTGTATCCCCTGACAAACCTGGTCAAGGTTTTTATGAAACTGGTCCCATCAGCCGTTGATCTATCAACGCTTTTGGACTTTTTAACCGATTTGGTCAAG AATTTATCGCATGAGAGTTGCTTGGTGTTTGGCAATTTTATAGTTGATAGCACGGAGTATTTTTCGAAAATTTTCAAGGAATTGGAACTTAATCCGACATCCCAAAGGCTCTTGCAAACCTGTGGAGCTAAATTGATTGGACTAGTAAAGGTTTTTGAGTCTAATTTTGACCAATTTTTGCGTGACCCAAAGTATTCCAACAACCTGTTCCATCTAAGATTTCTTTTGGCAATATGTTTACCAATTTCACATTTAGGAA TTTGTAATCGCCAGTCAGTAACAACTGAGCCGAAGCCAGTAAATAAGGTTACCCAGGAGGAATGGAATAAGTTAGAAAGAACAACACTGCGTTCAAAGTGTGAAAGTATTTCTGATTATGAAATTGCAACATACGAATCACTGCTGCCATCTTCAACAACTAAAGTTCCACCTAACCAAATCTatgatattaaatcatatttaaaCATCG GTGAAAAAACTGAAAAAACCGGTTTTAGAAGTGTAAAGATGCCAACCTATGAAGTTTATTCTAACTTTTGTGACTTGTACACTTTCCTACAAAACCCAGAAATT ATACTGGTGAAAACACAAGAGTATGTAGAAGAGTTGCAAAAAAACTATACGAAAGTGTTGTCGTTTGTAAATACACTAGCTGAAACTAGCAA tgGAACTGTGGTACTGGGACCAGATTTGGATTTTGTGCTTGATGAGTTTGACGGGGGTATGTGTGAGTTTGCTAATAAGGCCATGGATTTGACCTTTTGGTCAAATTTCCTAGTTTACTCCTGCCTATCGttccaaaatttaaaatcgTTTCACAAAAAATCAAAAGAATCAACAACATATCAATTACTCAAGGATAGG TGTGCAACCGTTTTGGATAATATTTACAAGAACGTCTGGGCcacaatttttaaaatcagaAACTTGGCTCAAACTACAAATTGCCTCTTGGATAAGGAACAACACTGG attAACTGGAAGTTGAATGGCTGCAGTGATGAGTTGGAGCCGGTTAATGACAGCAAATTCGAGTTGGTTCGCTCGGAATTTAGCTTCGTGCCGGATGACGAAGACTTGGATGAACCCGAAACCGAAGATAAAAGTGTTTTAACAACTTTGAGGGAACTGGAAAAGATATCGCATAAATTCGGAGATAAAGACTCATCAATAGGAGTAAATTATGTGCCTATGATTTCAGACATGGAACTGAATAAGGAGTCCAATTATTGGTATATCCAAGACTCGGATCATGACTTCTCAAAG aTGAGTTGCGATGATCAGCTGTTGATGAAGTTCAACGACTACTGTAAGAAGCTGGACATGGACGAGGACCCTGAAAATGATATTTCCGAAAACGAAAGAAGCAAAAACAACCCTCTCTTTAAGTTCAGGTTCACAAGACTTTTTGGAAAATTCCACCTGGAAAAGTTCATGGAAATGAGTAGAGATGATTTAGCCTCAGGGAGCGTGGAATCCATGCTAAAGGCAATCCGTGAAACCAAGGGAGAGGCTAAGGTATCGCCAACAAGGAATcagaaaaaataa
- a CDS encoding DNA mismatch repair (MLH1) (Tap349e08.q2ks7.cand.30 - score = 71.90), with amino-acid sequence MEIPSYTSNKSIKISMCGNKISVIRPLPAEVVKKIAAGEIIARPSSAIKELIENSVDAGATEIRVNLSSNPLDFCEIIDNGSGVSEKDLMIICQRYTTSKTTDSIEGVRSLGFRGEALSSLSQNSHVTISSRTENENMRTVMTYSECEPVLDEIRYEEGPRGFHLKYENLFYNYEIRSKSLLSNINSEFISCLHLVQKYSIHFPNINFVFNRTSSPILDLNNLNNVSSQQSSGSGSGDSCSSQPNCNFSTSSRFDDYDSSDDELDITLTQKLEYDYHYFTKMYDDPKSDDLRTEYIRNVEKVSFDCLRVIKENIKRIYGLKVSNVLQEVVFNNFDDLFFNCKGLISHPNQPCKLDMFILFVNNRLIDLPNLRRMIFNTYNDITNNRYRRFVYLSIFVPYDQIDSNIHPTKKRIMIENQAEIVEQITKFFHDKITELIKSATTSTSSETSIKIIQDYKSSSEYVNKFKERGVKRQPDISYFNSQIYETSVGTDFIGIVDYHSSGSDSECVREVPEVINSPDREKFFLPYYTTTTAAGSPVSTQLETETNNRLSNDLYNSQDTTDMLDIVPVSNPIHSTHLSHTFRPTQLCHTLNSTGVKFKSQEFETENDCGLDFDDEAEENEFLNDPNLIESFDYNRLRVEKMQKISNLSYNQIDDARKLGRFYTMKEVQTLQKPIYCFRMVDEIIQNKDEDLTKVVLSSNYIGVIDKSYVLVEYDGGLYMMNVLTVSKECCYQSIIWRLGNIPTYELIMPVSLVRLLSHAIHKYYSEYEVSDLVNPRTIKILNVLFGFQIKNMMVYKIPDLLNGYFSGEEYLPDLMYSIFIIKQPSLKDLVTQIAKAISFYYVQPPLDLLEDDIDWNYQQFMHRILYSTCQKFLDLSIPQRYFRPLMIFSGSITTAPLLSYLA; translated from the exons atggaAATTCCTAGTTATACTTCGAATAAATcgattaaaatttcaatgTGTGGAAATAAAA TAAGCGTGATTCGTCCGTTACCAGCGGAAGTTGTAAAGAAAATCGCAGCTGGAGAAATAATAGCAAGACCGAGTTCAGCAATAAAGGAATTGATAGAGAATAGCGTAGATGCAGGCGCTACTGAGATTCGAGTTAACTTAAGCTCAAACCCCTTAGACTTTTGTGAAATAATAGACAATGGTTCAGGAGTCTCCGAAAAAGATCTGATGATAATCTGTCAACGTTACACCACCTCTAAAACGACAGACTCCATTGAAGGGGTGAGAAGCCTGGGTTTCAGAGGAGAAGCACTTTCGTCACTGTCCCAGAATTCCCATGTTACCATTTCGTCCAGAactgaaaatgaaaatatgaGAACAGTAATGACATATTCAGAATGTGAGCCAGTTTTAGATGAGATTAGATACGAAGAAGGACCTAGAGGGTTCCACCTCAAGTATGAAAACTTGTTTTACAACTACGAAATTAGGTCTAAAAGCCTGCTCTCCAATATTAACTCCGAGTTCATATCTTGCTTACACCTAGTCCAGAAGTATTCAATACACTTCCCAAATATCAATTTTGTCTTCAATAGAACCAGCTCACCAATTCTGGATCTAAACAACTTAAATAATGTATCCTCTCAGCAGAGTTCAGGTTCCGGCTCAGGAGACTCTTGTTCAAGTCAACCTAACTGTAATTTTAGCACCTCATCTAGATTTGACGACTATGACTCCTCAGATGATGAACTTGATATAACACTGACACAGAAACTAGAGTACgattatcattattttacGAAAATGTACGATGACCCCAAAAGCGATGACCTTAGAACTGAGTACATCAGAAACGTGGAAAAGGTTAGCTTCGACTGTTTGAGGGTTATTAAAGAAAACATAAAGAGAATCTATGGATTAAAAGTTAGTAATGTCTTGCAGGAAGTGGTTTTTAACAACTTTGATGATTTATTCTTTAACTGCAAAGGACTCATATCACACCCAAACCAGCCTTGTAAACTTGACATGTTCATACTATTTGTTAACAATAGACTAATAGACCTGCCTAATTTAAG GAGGATGATTTTTAACACCTACAACGACATCACTAACAACAGGTACAGGAGATTCGTTTACTTATCCATTTTCGTTCCCTACGACCAAATCGACTCGAACATCCATCCGACGAAAAAGAGAATAATGATAGAAAACCAAGCCGAAATTGTGGAACAAATCACAAAGTTTTTCCAC GATAAAATCACCGAACTCATTAAGTCTGCAACCACCTCTACATCCTCTGAAACCtctattaaaattatacaagATTACAAATCCTCATCT GAATATgtcaataaatttaaggaAAGGGGAGTAAAGAGACAGCCTGATATTTCATATTTCAATAGTCAGATATATGAAACTTCAGTTGGCACTGACTTCATTGGTATAGTTGATTACCACAGCTCAGGATCAGATAGCGAATGTGTACGAGAAGTACCTGAAGTAATTAACAGCCCTGATAGGGAGAAGTTCTTTCTACCATACTATACTACAACAACTGCTGCAGGATCTCCTGTATCAACACAATTGGAAACTGAAACTAACAATAGATTGTCAAATGATCTTTATAATTCCCAAGATACCACTGACATGCTTGACATAGTTCCAGTTTCAAATCCAATTCACTCAACTCACCTATCTCACACCTTTCGTCCAACCCAGTTATGCCATACACTAAATTCAACTGGGGTAAAGTTTAAAAGCCAAGAGTTTGAGACTGAGAACGATTGCGGATTGGATTTTGACGATGAAGCTGAAGAAAACGAGTTTCTTAATGACCCTAATCTGATTGAAAGCTTCGACTACAACAGGCTAAGAGTTGAGAAAATGCAGAAAATCAGTAATCTTTCGTACAATCAAATCGACGATGCTAGAAAGCTGGGCAGATTTTACACAATGAAGGAAGTTCAAAC GCTCCAAAAGCCCATATATTGCTTTAGGATGGTTGATGAGATAATCCAGAATAAGGATGAGGATTTGACTAAGGTTGTTTTGAGCTCCAATTACATTGGCGTGATCGACAAGTCTTACGTCTTGGTTGAGTACGACGGAGGCCTCTATATGATGAACGTGCTAACAGTATCGAAAG AGTGCTGTTACCAGAGTATCATTTGGCGACTTGGAAACATTCCGACCTATGAGCTGATCATGCCTGTTTCACTAGTCAGGCTACTTTCTCACGCAATTCACAAGTATTATTCGGAGTATGAGGTCTCAGACCTCGTCAATCCCAGGACCATTAAGATACTCAATGTTTTGTTCGGGTTCCAAATCAAG aaTATGATGGTCTACAAGATTCCTGACCTGCTAAACGGTTATTTTTCAGGAGAGGAATATTTGCCAGACTTAATGTATAGcattttcataattaaGCAGCCATCTCTCAAGGATCTCGTCACTCAAATTGCCAAAGCaatttctttttattaCGTCCAACCCCCTCTTGATTTGCTTGA ggACGACATTGACTGGAACTATCAACAGTTTATGCATAGGATTTTGTACTCTACTTGCCAGAAATTCCTTGACCTCTCGATTCCACAGCGGTACTTTCGTCCACTCATGATTTTCTCAGGTTCAATAACAACGGCGCCCTTATTAAGTTATCTAGCATGA